The Daucus carota subsp. sativus chromosome 2, DH1 v3.0, whole genome shotgun sequence genome includes a window with the following:
- the LOC108209817 gene encoding glyoxylase I 4, with protein sequence MKGNSEQNPLHLKSLNHISLVCKSIEESMDFYKHVLGFAPVRRPGSFDFNGAWLFGYGIGIHLLQSEDPQNMPKKRVINPKDNHISFQCESMGAVEKKLKDMEIDYVRQRVEEGGIYVDQLFFHDPDGFMVEICNCDNLPVIPIAGEMVRSCSRLNLQQPQQIPVVRL encoded by the exons atgAAAGGGAACTCAGAGCAAAATCCCCTGCATCTGAAATCTCTGAATCACATTTCACTCGTCTGCAAATCTATTGAAGAATCCATGGATTTTTACAAGCATGTTCTGGGTTTTGCACCTGTGAGGAGACCCGGATCATTTGATTTTAACGGAGCTTG GCTGTTTGGCTATGGCATAGGAATACATTTGTTGCAATCTGAAGATCCACAAAATATGCCTAAGAAAAGAGTGATCAATCCCAAGGATAATCATATCTCCTTCCAG TGTGAGAGCATGGGTGCGGTGGAGAAGAAGCTCAAGGACATGGAGATCGATTACGTGAGGCAACGCGTGGAAGAAGGAGGGATATATGTGGACCAGCTGTTTTTCCATGATCCTGATGGGTTCATGGTGGAGATATGCAACTGTGATAATCTTCCAGTCATCCCCATTGCTGGAGAAATGGTCAGGTCTTGCTCTCGTCTTAATCTGCAACAGCCACAACAGATCCCAGTAGTTCGCCTTTAG
- the LOC108209816 gene encoding uncharacterized protein LOC108209816: MSAAIASNCCSLKNTVDYKTFVGGSRLKRSCSINHFLKPTKNSTRFVVASSGNTETAQLTQARGRFYFNITGFPFPLGPFLNRRTIRTEAVKNVIWLFEQEQALGFSSVSTNIRMTVIKLKSGGLWVHAPIAPTKECIQLVKELGAPVECIILPTFAYEHKIFVGPFSRKFPQAQVWVAPRQWSWPLNLPLEFFGIFGSKTIKDDDISTPWAGEIEQKVLSSPEVGIGPYVEVAFYHKPSRTLLVTDAVIFVPRQPPNCISKESLLSSAKNGLAVKILSKGKEVSDEPVVDNKMNRQKGWERMVLQILFLGPSNLLEPNSSFAQMSQKLIVSPIVKTLVFSKVPEKVKDWIDGIARDWRFKRIIPAHFSAPINASRSDFLAAFAFLDDLLDDRYDTRPSLSLLFASLMGKAASYFPPDDMKTLSSLDDFLVSVGAVKKTVSGRKR; encoded by the exons ATGAGTGCAGCTATAGCTTCGAATTGCTGTTCCCTGAAGAACACAGTCGATTACAAGACGTTTGTTGGGGGTTCCAGATTAAAGAGGTCGTGCAgtattaatcattttttaaaacccACCAAGAATTCAACGAGATTTGTGGTCGCTTCTTCAGGCAACACCGAAACTGCTCAGCTCACTCAAGCTAGGGGAAGATTTTATTTCAATATCACCGGATTTCCGTTCCCTCTTGGTCCTTTTCTCAATAGGCGCACTATCAGGACTGAG GCTGTAAAAAATGTCATATGGCTCTTCGAACAAGAGCAGGCACTGGGATTTAGCAGTGTATCAACAAATATACGCATGACTGTCATCAAGCTTAAATCTGGAGGATTGTGGGTCCATGCTCCAATAGCTCCAACCAAGGAGTGTATTCAG CTAGTGAAGGAGTTGGGAGCTCCAGTAGAGTGCATCATCCTGCCTACATTTGCTTACGAGCATAAAATCTTTGTTGGTCCATTTTCCAGAAAGTTCCCTCAAGCTCAGGTATGGGTGGCACCACGTCAATGGAGCTGGCCTCTAAATTTGCCACTTGagttttttggtatttttggtTCCAAAACAATAAAGGATGACGATATTTCAACTCCATGGGCTGGTGAAATTGAGCAAAAAGTTCTCAGTTCTCCTGAAGTTG GAATTGGGCCATATGTGGAGGTTGCATTTTATCATAAGCCCTCCAGGACGCTATTAGTGACAGATGCTGTAATCTTTGTTCCAAGGCAGCCACCAAATTGTATTAGTAAGGAATCACTTTTATCATCAGCAAAGAATGGCTTAGCAGTTAAAATTCTCAGCAAAGGCAAGGAAGTCTCAGATGAACCAGTCGTTGACAACAAAATGAACCGGCAAAAAG GGTGGGAGAGAATGGTTCTCCAAATACTTTTCTTAGGACCCTCAAATCTTCTTGAGCCCAATTCCAGCTTTGCTCAAATGTCGCAGAAGTTGATTGTTTCACCAATTGTGAAGACATTGGTTTTCAGCAAAGTTCCTGAAAAG GTGAAAGATTGGATAGACGGGATTGCAAGGGACTGGAGGTTCAAAAGAATAATCCCTGCCCATTTTTCTGCTCCAATAAATGCTAGCAGGTCAGACTTCTTAGCGGCCTTTGCATTTCTCGATGACCTTCTGGATGATCGTTATGACACTCGTCCGTCACTGTCTCTTCTCTTTGCATCGCTAATGGGAAAGGCTGCAAGTTACTTTCCTCCAGATGACATGAAAACACTATCATCTCTAGATGATTTTTTAGTCTCGGTTGGAGCAGTGAAAAAAACTGTTTCTGGTCGGAAGAGATGA
- the LOC108207332 gene encoding LOW QUALITY PROTEIN: phosphatidylinositol 3,4,5-trisphosphate 3-phosphatase and protein-tyrosine-phosphatase PTEN1 (The sequence of the model RefSeq protein was modified relative to this genomic sequence to represent the inferred CDS: substituted 1 base at 1 genomic stop codon), which translates to MGVKLSKPGQGTAANTSVVKIQHQVINYLSRSFIRNLVSKKRRRMLVDGYDLDMTYITNRVLAMSFPAERIRAMYRNPMWQIKCVLDMRHKDHYKVFNLCIEQAYDPSHFHGRMERFPFDDNHVPSLRMMKEFCESVDSWISSNPKNIVVVHCMAGKGRTXLMVSAYLVYSGMAAEDALQLYADRRTTDGHGVSIPSQRRYVGYWEKLLSVPKGISRSPLNVHLPEPCNREVRRIRIYDAVNIKSVFFVVSQLEEVPDQRYQPPAEVSKNCCRPIRDAWQTTVCDRYYYSITESNDSGKQPHLKESRLVVQMDTEIPVIYQKTCLEYHYKTPVKVSGDVRVAFYEKMIGGRLFYLCFNTTFISNNLLQFTEHDLDKVGKRGRSISGSAFCVELLFGPRNAIGVLPALGDA; encoded by the exons ATGGGTGTCAAATTGTCAAAACCTGGGCAAGGAACTGCTGCAAACACAAGTGTAGTCAAGATCCAACACCAAGTGATTAATTATCTCTCCAGAAGTTTCATACGCAACTTGGTATCTAAGAAACGAAGGCGAATGCTAGTTGATGGATACGATCTTGATATGACATATATTACTAACCGTGTATTGGCAATGTCATTTCCTGCAGAACGAATAAGAGCCATGTATCGTAATCCTATGTGGCAGATCAAGTGTGTATTGGACATGAGGCATAAGGACCATTATAAG GTCTTCAACTTATGTATAGAACAAGCTTATGATCCATCACATTTTCATGGTCGCATGGAAAGATTCCCATTTGATGACAACCATGTCCCATCTCTTCGTATGATGAAAGAATTCTGTGAAAGTGTGGACTCATGGATTTCAAGCAATCCAAAAAATATTGTGGTTGTTCACTGCATG GCGGGCAAAGGCCGGACATGACTTATGGTATCGGCCTACCTAGTATACAGTGGCATGGCAGCAGAGGATGCACTTCAGTTGTATGCTGATAGGCGAACGACAGATGGTCACGGA GTTTCCATACCAAGTCAACGTCGCTATGTGGGCTATTGGGAGAAACTACTTTCTGTTCCTAAGGGAATTAGTCGTAGTCCTTTAAATGTTCATTTACCTGAGCCATGTAATAGAGAGGTGCGGCGTATACGCATTTATGATGCAGTTAACATTAAATCGGTGTTCTTTGTGGTCTCTCAACTAGAAGAG GTTCCTGATCAGAGGTATCAGCCACCAGCAGAAGTTTCAAAGAACTGTTGTAGACCAATTAGGGATGCTTGGCAGACTACAGTCTGCGACCGATATTATTACTCCATCACTGAAAGTAATGACTCAGGGAAACAACCACATTTGAAGGAGTCTCGTTTGGTCGTACAAATGGACACAGAGATACCTGTCATCTACCAGAAAACATGTCTTGAGTATCATTACAAAACGCCAGTAAAA GTAAGTGGAGATGTTCGTGTAGCATTCTATGAAAAAATGATTGGAGGGCGTCTCTTTTATCTTTGCTTCAATACTACATTCATCAGTAACAACTTGCTACAG TTTACAGAGCATGATTTGGATAAAGTTGGGAAAAGGGGGAGGTCCATAAGTGGTTCTGCCTTCTGCGTGGAGTTGTTGTTTGGTCCACGTAATGCCATTGGAGTGCTTCCAGCTCTTGGAGATGCTTAA